Genomic segment of Desulforhopalus sp.:
AGACGTAGGGGATAATGGCCTCTTTGGCGAGTTGGATACAGGTCTCGGCCCGGTCGTCGATAAAGAATTTCAGGCCGTGCTGGTGGATATGGCGGACTTTGTCATTGTGGTCGCCGGTGCCGACAACCCGGATTCTTTCCCGGGTTTCGCCGGTGAAGAACTGCTCCAGCCAGGCGAACACCGGTTTGGTAATCGGTCGGGCGGTGATGATCGTTACCGGGCCAATCTCCGTAAAGCGGCTGATGCATTCCACCGCCCCGGGCAGGGGCTGCAGCTCGGCCGCTACCGAGTCGGTGAGGATATCGGTGAAGATCTTTTCCACCAGCGGCTGGGGAATATTCAGGCAGTTCTCCAGCTCAAAGTTGGTTATCTGCTCGGCGGTGAAGGTGCAGTAGCCGTGTTCCCTGCAGGCCAGACGGATAAAGGCCTCGGCGGTGTCGGCAATGACCCCGTCGAAGTCGAAGCCGAGTTCGCTTACCTGGATGGGCGGGATGGGGGAGGTGGAGACGGCTGTGGTCATTGGAAAAATTGCCTTACTTGAGGTAGCCGGCTTCAATCGCCTTCACCTGCCGGCAGAGGAGGTCGTTTTCCGGAGTATGGATTCCATAATTGCGTCCCTTGACGACAATCGCGCCGTTGATCGCCTCGATTTCCGTGCGCCGCCGATTGCGTACGTCCTGAAGCATCGAAGAGACGTTCTCGGCGGTCTTGCTGCAGACCGTGCGGGTGGCGAGATACGGGTCGCCCATGACGTCGACGCCTTCCGCCCTGGCAACCCGCATCGCTTCATCGACCGCGGTCTGCATTCGCAGGTCGGCGCCGGCAATGGTCAGTAGTTCGCCGTTCTTGCAGGCCAGAATGGCGGTGAGGGCATTGATGCCGACATTGATAAACAGTTTGGCCCAGATCCTTGCCAAGACGTTGCTGGAGCCTTCCACCTGCAGGCCACCGGCGGCAAAGACCGCCTGCAGTTTTTCGAGGAGATACGCCTGGTGCTCGCCTGGCTTTTCAAGAAAACCAAGATATGTTGCGCCGCTGCCGGCGTGACGGACATGCCCGCGCTGCAGCAATGTCGCCCCTTCCGTGGTAGTGCCGAATGCACCGGTGGCTTCGCCGAGCAGATCAAGCATCGACAGGTGGCTGATGCCGTTTTGCAGGAAGACCACCAGGGTTGTTGCGGTCAGTAAGGGGCGGCAGAAGGTGAGGCTGGCCTCGACATCGTAGGATTTTACGCAGAGCAGTATCACGTCAACCGGCCCCAGTCGGGCGGGGTCAGAGGTTGCGTTGATTGCGACGGTTTGGCAACGATCGCCTAACTGGTAGACAATACCGTGTTCGGTAAGGTAGCTGGCGCGTTCATCGTTATGGTCGAGGATCGTCAAAACGTCTTCGGTTGCGGCCAGGCCCCTGGTGATGACCGAGCTGAGCAGGCAACCGAGGGCGCCGGGACCAACGAGGAGGATATGCATGAAAAGCCTTCTTTAAATTGGTGCCATAGTGGGCTGTGGGATACCGTGGGCGTGTGCTTTGCCTCTGCAGCCCGCTATTTGCTCAGCGTCGCCTGTTCAACAATCGCTGCATATTTGTAGCCCGCGCCAAAGTCTTTGTCAGCCGCCAATATACCTTCCATAACGACGATAGTGTCGACTGCCAGGGTGGCATCGGTGGTGAATACCAGGTCGTGGGTGTTGTGCAGCGGGTCGCCGGTGCCGTCCTGGATGTGTGCCCAGTTTTTGCCCATGATGCTCGGACTGAATTTGACGACCTTGCCGCGCAGACGAACCTTCTTGCCGGCGAGGTCCTTGCTGCCGGCAAAGATTTCGGCAACGGTGTAGGCGTTATCACCTTCCGCCTTGGGAACGGAGATTTCCTGTAAAGGGGCAATGGCCATGGAACTGCCGCCGGAAACCTGCTCGGCAATCGGTGCCGAGGGGCCTGCGGATTTTTGTTCGGCCTGCAGGGCAGCGGCAAAGGAATCGCCGGAGGCCGGAGCAGCGGCCACTGTCCCGGCAGTTTCGGCAAGTCCAGCGGAGAAGATGATCCGTTCAAAGGTCTTGTTGAGGGACTTGCTGGTGAAATTAGCCATGGCCATTCCCTCATAGTAGCTGACGATCCCGCCCTTTTTCACTGCGGTCTCGGGGATTGCCACCCATGTCTCCGTGGTCCCCGTAGCAACGAGCATATAGGTGTAGCCGGAGGCATTCACGGTGTCGATTACCGTGCCGGTTACGGTTTTGGCTTCTCCGGCTGCCGCTGTCTGTGGCATGGCCGCCGCCGGCCCTGGCAAGAAAGCCGGGTTCGTGGCAAAAAACAAGGTGATGGCGAATAGGATGCATCTGCGAAGCATTGTGGTACTCCTAAAGATCAAGAAAATTGACAGTTGACACCGTGAGTGGATTGATCGGGCGCAGGCCGCTTTTCTGGTGAATTTTTGTTCTTGGTTTTTGGCAACAAAAACAATCCCCTGAAGACTAATCATTTTCAATTAGAAAGGCCAGATGCTCAATTAAACTGCGTGTCCAGATGGCATATGCCGCTTCGGTGAGATGCACCCCATCTTCCTGGAAGAGTTGTTTGTCGGAACTGGCGAAGCGTTTGTGGATATCGAGAAAACAACTGCCGGTAACCATGGTCAGTGCTTCTATGTGTGCGTTAAGACTGGAGATTGCATTTTCCGGCAGATGCGGAAGGAGCATGGGCAGAAGACTCGTGACCAGGATTTCCGCGGCAGGATAATCATTACTCAGTTCAATGAGGATATTTTTCAGGCTGGCATGGAAGTCGTTGTTACCGGCGAGCAGGTCATTGGTGCCAACCATTATAACAATGACTTCAGGGCCTTGTGTCTTGGCCTTTATAGCTGGCAGGGAGGCGAGAAGATCCTCCGCGGTGGCGCCGGGGACGCCGAAATTTTCGACCTTACAGGCGGACATATGGGCCTGCCAGTTGTGATCCGCAACAAGTGAATCGCCGAGAAAGAGAAGTTTAATCATGGTGTTATGGTGTCAGTTGGTAAGTGAAAATGATTGCATTCCCCACCCCGATACGGGTTACGGAATGAGTTATGAAGGATGAATGCCTGAGGAATGGTTCGCCTCAGGCGGGCACGGAAACAATGCCCCACCCAAGAGGGCTACAGCCAAGAATTCTCATTAGGCTTAGAACAACAAAGAATGGCCACCGGGGGACGCAGCATGATTTCCTCGATGCCTCTCTTACAGTAGCATAAGACGAAACCCGTGCCAAAGTTTTTCTCCATCTTTATTGCCGGCCGGGTCGGTCCCGCAAGCTTTTTATACCAAGGATTGCAGGACAACGCAGGAAAACGGCAAAAGAACGGCGGGTGCCGAGTGCGGGTGCCGCCTTGCCTCGCTGATCCGCTGGAAATCGCCGGGAGAATTTGCGGCACTGTCAATTATTTTATACCACGATGCCCCCTTGCCGCGCGGTGGGGGGGCGGTAAATTCGAGTATTTTTTGCCGGTCACTGTTGACCATGACAAAAAAGTCGCCGCCAAACCGGTCGCCATCCGGGGCTCTGAGGAGAAAGGCCAGGCCGTGGCTGTCGGCTGCCCAGTTCTGCTCGCAAGGGTTCAGGTATTGCCAGGTAATCTCCGGTAGTTGCCCCTGGTCAGGGCCTTGATCGTGGTGGAAAAAATCGTCTCGGCGAAAAACGCGGTGGCGTTTTCTGAGAGCGATGCATTCCTTGAAAAAGCGAAAGAATCCGGCATGTTCTTGCAGAAGCGACCAATCGAGCCAGCTGATTTCATTGTCCTGGCACCAGGCATTGTTGTTGCCCCCCTGGCTCCGGCCGAATTCGTCACCGGCGGAGATCATCGGCACCCCTTGCGATAATAAAAGCAGAACGGCAAAGGTCTTCATCCGCCGCAGACGCAACTGGGCGACCTCTTCCGGGGCGCCGCTGCCCTCATGGCCACTGTTCCACGACAGGTTGTGCTTTTCACCGTCCCGGTCGTCTTCGCCATTGGCGAGGTTGTTTTTCCGGTCGTAGCTCACCAGGTCGGCAAGGGTGAAGCCGTCGTGGCTGGTGAGAAAATTGATGGAGCAGAGCGGTCCCCGGCCACTTGGCTGGTAGAGATCGGAGCTGCCGGCAATGCGGGTGGCGAGGTGGGTCACTGTATTATCGTCACTACGCATGAAACTGCGGACATCATCGCGAAAGCGGCCGTTCCATTCGGCCCAGCGGGAATCGGAGGAAAAGGACCCGACCTGATACAGGCCGGCTGCGTCCCAGGCCTCGGCGATCATTTTGGTGTCGCGGAGCACCGGGTCTTCACCGATGATTTCTATCATCGGCGGATTGGCAAGCACATGGCCCTGCCGGTCTCTGCCAAGGATGGAGGCAAGGTCAAAACGAAAGCCGTCGATATGCATCTCGGTCACCCAGAAACGCAGGGATTCAAGGATCAACTCGCGAACCACCGGATGATTGCAGTTCATGGTATTGCCGCAACCGGAGAAGTTCAGGTATTCCTGGTCCGGGCCTAGAAGGTAGTAGACCTGATTGTCGATACCCCGAAAACTGCTGGTTGTCCCCTGATAGCCGCCTTCGCCGGTATGGTTGAAGACCATGTCGAGAAAAACCTCGATCCCCGCCTGGTGCAGGGCCCGGACCATCTCTTTGAACTCCACTGTAGCGCGGGACGGATCGCTGGCGTAGCCTGAGCGGAGGGCAAAAAAGGACACCGGGTTGTAGCCCCAGAAATTTTTCAAACGTTCACCGGTTTTCGGATTGGTGAAGGTGACGTCGTTTTCATCGCATTCCATGACCGGCATGAGTTCGACAGCGGTGATTCCAAGGTCAAGGAGATAGGGGATTTTTTCGATGATTCCCCGGTAGGTGCCGGGGGCGGCCACCGCTGAGCTTGGATCCTTGGTGAAACCGCGAACGTGAAGCTCGTAGATGATGGTCTCGGCCAGCGGCGTTTTCAGCGGGCGGTCCTCCTGCCAGTCGAAATCCTGATTGGTGATTACGCAACAGGGCTTGATACCGTATTTGGTCGCTTCCCCCCAGCCACGCGGTACCAGCATACGGCTGTAGGGATCAATGAGAATCTTGCGGAAATCATAGGCAAGGCCTTCGCTGTTTCCCTCCGCCGGGCCATCGAACCTGTAGCCGTACCGGAAACTTTGCTGCTGGGTGAGCAGAAGGATGTGCCACATGTCACCGGTTCGATTCTCGTGGGGATGAAGGACAAACTCGTGGCGGATGAACTGGGTGGCGTCCTTGGGCAGGTGATCGATAACCAGGGTGACCTTGGTCGCATGCCGGGCAAATATGGAAAAATTGATACCCTCCCTGAGGATGGTGACTCCGGCGGGCAGCGGGTAGCCTCTTTTGCGGATACGTTGGTTTTTTGCGGTCGGCATATTGATAATAGGTATTGTTGGTTTACTGTTACAGAAATAGCGGGAAAGGTACGACGGTGGCATTCTGATATCCCATGTTACCCGAGGTGGGGGAATTTGTATCATGGAAATTTGTTTTCAAGGGTATTCTCCCGCGAAATATTTTGCCGACCGTAGATAGAGTTCAGGACCGGGTCAATGTGTGACCTCAAAGAGTGCAGTGTTTTACCCATAACGTGGAGGTACCCATGGGGATGTATCACAAGATACAAATAGGTGATTTGGCTATCAGTCCTATCGATTGGGAGATGACTCCGGATATCTCTTTCGGAACCTTTGAGTCCTGGGGAGGGCGGGAGAGGGTGCGCAACAACAAGGAGTGCGTCTATTATTTCTTTATCGACAACTGGGGCGACGAGCCGAAGCTTTGCCTGATGGAAAGGGCGGTGAAGCACGCACGGATCGTCGCCGAGATTAAAGCGCCCATGGAAATGGTCAAAAAGTGCGTGGCCGACCAAGGAAAATCCTCGGTTTTTGAAAAGAGTTACGCCATCAACGACCAGATTAAGGAATGGCTGATCGCCAAGGTCCTGGATGACAACGGCGATGCCAGCCTTGTTGTGCCAAAACTTGAGGCGGTTCGTAAGGAGGACATGGGGCCGCTGCTGCCGCTTGCTGACCAGCATCCCTTTGCCGGGGAGAAGGTTCAGCTGCCCCACGAACCGGCTATTATCAACGACGACGAAATCGCCGCGGTTCTGCAAAAATGGAACTTTTTCGAGGCGGAGTTGCATCCGTCCGGCAGGTTTGCCAATGCCCTGGCCGACCCGGCCATCCCCGGCGTCATCGTCGACCAGCGCACCGGCTTGATGTGGCAAAGCAGCGGCATAGACATCGGTTCCATCCGCCATATCCAGCGGGCTATTGAAGAGTTAAATGGCAGCGAGTTTG
This window contains:
- a CDS encoding 2-dehydropantoate 2-reductase, with product MHILLVGPGALGCLLSSVITRGLAATEDVLTILDHNDERASYLTEHGIVYQLGDRCQTVAINATSDPARLGPVDVILLCVKSYDVEASLTFCRPLLTATTLVVFLQNGISHLSMLDLLGEATGAFGTTTEGATLLQRGHVRHAGSGATYLGFLEKPGEHQAYLLEKLQAVFAAGGLQVEGSSNVLARIWAKLFINVGINALTAILACKNGELLTIAGADLRMQTAVDEAMRVARAEGVDVMGDPYLATRTVCSKTAENVSSMLQDVRNRRRTEIEAINGAIVVKGRNYGIHTPENDLLCRQVKAIEAGYLK
- a CDS encoding DNA-binding protein; this translates as MLRRCILFAITLFFATNPAFLPGPAAAMPQTAAAGEAKTVTGTVIDTVNASGYTYMLVATGTTETWVAIPETAVKKGGIVSYYEGMAMANFTSKSLNKTFERIIFSAGLAETAGTVAAAPASGDSFAAALQAEQKSAGPSAPIAEQVSGGSSMAIAPLQEISVPKAEGDNAYTVAEIFAGSKDLAGKKVRLRGKVVKFSPSIMGKNWAHIQDGTGDPLHNTHDLVFTTDATLAVDTIVVMEGILAADKDFGAGYKYAAIVEQATLSK
- a CDS encoding GDSL-type esterase/lipase family protein — translated: MIKLLFLGDSLVADHNWQAHMSACKVENFGVPGATAEDLLASLPAIKAKTQGPEVIVIMVGTNDLLAGNNDFHASLKNILIELSNDYPAAEILVTSLLPMLLPHLPENAISSLNAHIEALTMVTGSCFLDIHKRFASSDKQLFQEDGVHLTEAAYAIWTRSLIEHLAFLIEND
- a CDS encoding isoamylase produces the protein MPPSYLSRYFCNSKPTIPIINMPTAKNQRIRKRGYPLPAGVTILREGINFSIFARHATKVTLVIDHLPKDATQFIRHEFVLHPHENRTGDMWHILLLTQQQSFRYGYRFDGPAEGNSEGLAYDFRKILIDPYSRMLVPRGWGEATKYGIKPCCVITNQDFDWQEDRPLKTPLAETIIYELHVRGFTKDPSSAVAAPGTYRGIIEKIPYLLDLGITAVELMPVMECDENDVTFTNPKTGERLKNFWGYNPVSFFALRSGYASDPSRATVEFKEMVRALHQAGIEVFLDMVFNHTGEGGYQGTTSSFRGIDNQVYYLLGPDQEYLNFSGCGNTMNCNHPVVRELILESLRFWVTEMHIDGFRFDLASILGRDRQGHVLANPPMIEIIGEDPVLRDTKMIAEAWDAAGLYQVGSFSSDSRWAEWNGRFRDDVRSFMRSDDNTVTHLATRIAGSSDLYQPSGRGPLCSINFLTSHDGFTLADLVSYDRKNNLANGEDDRDGEKHNLSWNSGHEGSGAPEEVAQLRLRRMKTFAVLLLLSQGVPMISAGDEFGRSQGGNNNAWCQDNEISWLDWSLLQEHAGFFRFFKECIALRKRHRVFRRDDFFHHDQGPDQGQLPEITWQYLNPCEQNWAADSHGLAFLLRAPDGDRFGGDFFVMVNSDRQKILEFTAPPPRGKGASWYKIIDSAANSPGDFQRISEARRHPHSAPAVLLPFSCVVLQSLV
- a CDS encoding DUF1566 domain-containing protein; translation: MGMYHKIQIGDLAISPIDWEMTPDISFGTFESWGGRERVRNNKECVYYFFIDNWGDEPKLCLMERAVKHARIVAEIKAPMEMVKKCVADQGKSSVFEKSYAINDQIKEWLIAKVLDDNGDASLVVPKLEAVRKEDMGPLLPLADQHPFAGEKVQLPHEPAIINDDEIAAVLQKWNFFEAELHPSGRFANALADPAIPGVIVDQRTGLMWQSSGIDIGSIRHIQRAIEELNGSEFAGFSDWRLPTMEEAMSLMEPERNAKGIYLHPGFSKEQPFIFVAAQRKPGGYWFVDFKQGRAFWSSGTIPGGFGRLVRSLP